Below is a genomic region from Prochlorococcus marinus str. MIT 0918.
GGCTAATTCTCATTGATCCTCCAGAAATTCTTATTGGCTTATCTATAAGATTTAGAACTCTATTTGCTGAGGCCATAGATCTTTGATATTCGTCAAGAACGTGCCCAAGTGTTGTTAATGGCCATAGTAATCTTTGTGTGATGAATACAAGAAAACTATAAATTCCAACTTCTAAACTTCCTCTCCAGGCTTGAAACCCACCAACTAATAATATTGCAAGAAAAGCAAACAAAATTGCAAATCTAATTAAAGGTATAAATGCAGCAGATAATCTAATTGCTTGTTTATTGCTTTTTTGATATGCATGGCTATCTATACTGAGCCTTTGAAGTTCCCATGATTCAGTGGCAAAACTTTTAATTGTTAACATTCCTCCGAGGTTATTGCTTAAGCGGGCAGCTAAATCACCCGCTTTTTCTCTTACATCTTTATATTTAGGAGCGAGTCTTTTTTGAAATATTATTGATCCCCATAGAATTATTGGAATAGGTAAAAATGCAAGTAAGGCAACACCTGGTGCTAAGAATGCCATTGCACTTCCAACTAATATAACAGTGACAAATAGTTGAAGTAATTGATTTGCTCCTTGATCAAAAAATCTTTCTAGTTGATTAATATCATCATTTAAAATAGCTAATAAACGCCCAGAGCTATCACTTTCAAAAAAAGACATTTCAAGATCTTGCAAATGATTATAAGCTTTGATTCTCAAATTGTGTTGCGTTGTTTGTGCCAAATTTCTCCATAATATGCCATATAGATATTCAAAAAATGATTCAGCTGTCCAAATAATAAAAGAAGCAATAGCAAGTGTAAATAATTGAGATGGAACTCCTTTAACCCCAATACTTGCAAGCCATGATGATTCTTCTCTTACTACTACATCAATTGATATACCTATTAGTACAGGTGGTGCTAGATCAAAAAGTTTATTAAATATTGAACAAGCTATTGCTAAATAGATAGTTGATTTTTGCTCAGACTGGCTTTTTAAAAGTCTAAGTAGTGATTCACTTATCAAGTTGGTTTTTAAGATCATATTATTTGAAGATTTATGATTTTTCTTAAAGGTTATATTTTCTTGTAGCTTCGTCTTTACATATTACTTTCGCTTTATCTAATTTCTTACCGTTATTTATTCTATTAATAAAGCAATCACAAGTAAATTCTGCTGACCCTTTAGGAATATTTTTTTTGGCGTTCAATAATTCTTGGTTGAATTCATATAAACATATACTTTTAATTAGCTTATTTATTTCTTGGCTAGAAGCTTGACTATAAAAGATATTTAGAAACATATTAGTGAGAACAATAGTTAACTTAATTAGGTATGAAGTCTTATAATTCATTGATTTCAATATTTTATTTATGACGGTTTATATTTAATTCTTTGTTCATAACTTTTACTTTTTTAAGGCTTTTAAAAATGTTGGTTGGCATACCTTTTGGTAGGTCTACAAAGCTATAGTTATCAAAAATCTGTATTCGTCCAATGAGCCGTCCATTTATACCTGCTTCATTAGCAATTGCACCAACTATATTACCTGGCTTTACCTTATCTCTATAACCAACTTCTACTCTGAACCTTTCTTTATCTCTATCTGTTGCTGAATGGTCAGATTCGTTTCTTCTACGATATTTACCTCGAACATCACGACGCTCTGAGCTTCGGCGGTGTCTTTCAGCTTGACTTATCCAGCTTTCATCATCATTAATTAATAAGCTAGAGCCTCTATTTGAAAGTTGTATAGCTGCCAATGCAATATTTTGTGGAGTTATACTTAGCTCACTCTCTATTTCATTAACAACAGTTTTTAGAAGATTAATTTCATTATCATCTTCATTAGAGAGAGTATCTTTTGTAGCTGTTTGTAATAGGTCATTTTTTATTCTCTGAATTCGAAATTTATTAATTGTATCGTTATTAGGTATTTCCATTTTTTCAATATTTTGCCCAACAGCTCTTTCTAAATTACTGAGAAAGGACCTTTCTCGTGGGCTAATAAATAAAATGGCATTACCAGTTCTACCTGCTCTTCCTGTTCGACCTATGCGATGAACATATGCTTCGGAGTCAAAAGGCATGTCGTAATTTATAACTAGACCTATCCGTTCTACATCTAGACCACGAGCAGCAACATCTGTTGCAACAAGAATATCTATTCCTCCTTGCCGTAGTCTTTCAACAGTTCTTTCTCTTAGGTTTTGTGGAACATCTCCATTTAATACGGCTACATTATGCTTTGAAGCCTCAAGACTTTCTGCTAGCTTGAGTGTTATAGCTTTTGTACGAGCGAAAATTATTACTCCTTCTCCCTGACTAAGCTCAAGAACCCTTTTTAATGCTTCTAATTTATAGCTATTTTGAATTGTTATATACCGTTGCCTAATTAGTTGAGATTCTTTTTTGCGTGATTTTATAGTTATTTCAGCTGGATCTTTCAAGTATCTTTTTGATAATCTTCTTATCTCAGGTGGCATAGTGGCAGAAAAGAAAACCATCTGACGCTCTTTTGGTAATTGTTCTAAAATCCACTCAATATCATCTATAAATCCCATTCTGAGCATTTCATCAGCTTCATCTAGAACAAGACACTGAAGTGTGGTTTGTCTAAAGGTTTCCTGACGGATATGATCCATTACTCGACCAGGAGTTCCTACAATGATTTCAACTCCTCTTTTTAGAGAATAGACTTGCGATCTAAAATCAGAACCTCCGTAGACGGCTAGAATTTTTATATTGGGATGCCCTTCTGCGTATGCTCGAAAAGACTCTGCAACTTGCATTGCAAGTTCCCGAGTAGGTGTTAATACTAAAACTTGAGGATGATGCTCTTTTTCATCAATTCTCTCAAGAAGTGGCAATGCAAATGCAGCTGTTTTCCCGGTGCCTGTTTGAGCTTGTCCGAGTAAATCTCTTCCAAGCATTAACTCTGGAATAGCTGCTTGTTGAATAGGAGTAGGTTCTTCATAACCTTTGTTTGCAAGTGTTTTTACAAGACCTTCGCTAAACCCAAAGTTATCAAAACCTTTTTGATTTATCGGCTCATCAGAAGATTTGGAATTTATTTCCAATTGAGTATTTATTTTAGGATCTGCTTCTTCTAATGATTGACCATTGTTGGTATCTAGATCAGGAGAAGATGAAGTTAAAACCTCGTTTGATTTCTTTTTAGTCATTAATAAAGATTGGACACCTGATAACCCTTGAAAATTTCAGGCAGACAACCTCCTTTCGGTATTAACCGTGCTTTGTTGACTCGCCTTTAAAAAGGGGGACTCCTTAATCTATCATTTGACGCGTCAGATACTTCGTTTTTATTATGATATGTTCTATTGATTTTGAAATG
It encodes:
- a CDS encoding ABC transporter ATP-binding protein; this translates as MILKTNLISESLLRLLKSQSEQKSTIYLAIACSIFNKLFDLAPPVLIGISIDVVVREESSWLASIGVKGVPSQLFTLAIASFIIWTAESFFEYLYGILWRNLAQTTQHNLRIKAYNHLQDLEMSFFESDSSGRLLAILNDDINQLERFFDQGANQLLQLFVTVILVGSAMAFLAPGVALLAFLPIPIILWGSIIFQKRLAPKYKDVREKAGDLAARLSNNLGGMLTIKSFATESWELQRLSIDSHAYQKSNKQAIRLSAAFIPLIRFAILFAFLAILLVGGFQAWRGSLEVGIYSFLVFITQRLLWPLTTLGHVLDEYQRSMASANRVLNLIDKPIRISGGSMRISPNNIKGNISFKNVYFKYNDRSDLLNNFNLNIEAGTTVGIVGSTGSGKSSLVKLILRLYDIDSGEIKLDNIAINKYNLSDLRRSIALVSQEIYLFHGTIEENIAYGSTQASFNQIKHAAKLSEAAEFIENLPQEYKTLVGERGQKLSGGQCQRIALARAILKNAPILILDEATASVDNETEAAIQRSLSKITSNRTTIVIAHRLSTIKNADKIVVLDKGSIIEVGNHFDLLKLKGIYSQLWKVQAGEII
- a CDS encoding DEAD/DEAH box helicase; the protein is MTKKKSNEVLTSSSPDLDTNNGQSLEEADPKINTQLEINSKSSDEPINQKGFDNFGFSEGLVKTLANKGYEEPTPIQQAAIPELMLGRDLLGQAQTGTGKTAAFALPLLERIDEKEHHPQVLVLTPTRELAMQVAESFRAYAEGHPNIKILAVYGGSDFRSQVYSLKRGVEIIVGTPGRVMDHIRQETFRQTTLQCLVLDEADEMLRMGFIDDIEWILEQLPKERQMVFFSATMPPEIRRLSKRYLKDPAEITIKSRKKESQLIRQRYITIQNSYKLEALKRVLELSQGEGVIIFARTKAITLKLAESLEASKHNVAVLNGDVPQNLRERTVERLRQGGIDILVATDVAARGLDVERIGLVINYDMPFDSEAYVHRIGRTGRAGRTGNAILFISPRERSFLSNLERAVGQNIEKMEIPNNDTINKFRIQRIKNDLLQTATKDTLSNEDDNEINLLKTVVNEIESELSITPQNIALAAIQLSNRGSSLLINDDESWISQAERHRRSSERRDVRGKYRRRNESDHSATDRDKERFRVEVGYRDKVKPGNIVGAIANEAGINGRLIGRIQIFDNYSFVDLPKGMPTNIFKSLKKVKVMNKELNINRHK